One region of Girardinichthys multiradiatus isolate DD_20200921_A chromosome 1, DD_fGirMul_XY1, whole genome shotgun sequence genomic DNA includes:
- the wdr46 gene encoding WD repeat-containing protein 46 produces MASPGEADVNVPHVEKKKKPPARYWQKPQDREICGNKDGGRPEQQEKQRTHKAKKRKRNEQPRDGKKVISGKSDPFPGPAPVPKDKLQKFKRQDKIQKPRRQHYRLKDIITRSEEASEMAQKQAARFDLLLPEDAGFLEGDEDEDTCMISQEDIADAVDITSGAKYFNLKLSQFGPYRLDYSRTGRHLLLGGRRGHVACVDWQSKQLMCEINVMESINDVKWLHTEHMYAVAQKKWLYIYDSNGIELHCIRTFNDVLRMQFLPYHFLLATASATGFLQYLDVSVGKEVAAISTKTGRLDVMCQNPHNAVVHLGHPNGTVTLWSPNQKEALVKMLCHQGGVRSVAVDKTGTYMITSGMDKKMKVFDVRAFKPLRSYFLPAGASCLSLSQRGLLSAATGDIVQVYRDVWSTPVTKPYMAHRVRGLVWGLHFCPFEDVLGVGHGEGFTSMLVPGAGEPNFDGLDANPYRSAKQRQEWEVKALLEKIQPELITLDPTELAQVDRTTFEQRHRDRVEALGFDPLAKEKFVPKFKKKGRSSAGGVERRKKQVAHEDQRDVIRKTVEDRTKVEEERMKMEEKKATLSGKRSALDRFKK; encoded by the exons aTGGCGTCTCCCGGCGAGGCAGATGTTAATGTTCCACacgtggaaaaaaagaaaaag CCTCCAGCTCGGTACTGGCAGAAGCCACAAGACAGAGAGATATGTGGAAACAAAGATGGAGGACGACCTGAGCAGCAGGAGAAGCAACGGACACacaaagcaaagaaaagaaAGCGAAATGAGCAGCCGAGGGATGGGAAGAAAGTCATATCAGGG AAATCCGATCCCTTCCCCGGGCCCGCTCCTGTCCCTAAAGACAAATTGCAGAAATTCAAGAGGCAAGACAAAATTCAGAAA CCTCGTCGGCAGCATTACAGACTGAAGGACATCATAACTCGCTCAGAGGAAGCTTCAGAAATGgcgcagaaacaagctgctcgGTTTGACCTCCTGCTGCCGGAGGACGCAGG CTTTTTAGAAGGAGATGAAGACGAGGACACATGTATGATCTCACAGGAGGATATTGCAGACGCTGTGGACATTACATCTGGAGCAAAG TATTTTAATCTTAAACTGAGTCAGTTTGGTCCGTATCGTCTGGATTACAGCAGAACCGGACG CCATCTGCTGCTGGGTGGGAGGAGAGGCCACGTGGCTTGTGTAGACTGGCAGTCCAAACAGCTcatgtgtgaaataaatgtcatgGAGTCCATCAACGACGTGAA GTGGCtccacactgagcacatgtacGCTGTGGCTCAGAAGAAGTGGCTTTACATCTACGACTCCAATGGGATAGAGTTGCACTGCATCCGCACGTTCAACGACGTCTTACGAATGCAGTTCCTCCCATACCACTTCCTCCTGGCTACAGCA AGCGCGACGGGCTTCCTGCAGTACCTGGACGTGTCGGTTGGAAAGGAGGTGGCAGCCATCAGCACCAAGACCGGCCGGCTTGACGTGATGTGCCAAAACCCTCACAATGCCGTCGTCCACCTCGGCCACCCCAACGGCACTGTCACGCTTTGGTCGCCCAATCAGAAGGAAGCCCTCGTCAAAATGCTCTGTCACCAAGGTGGCGTTCGCTCAGTCGCTGTGGACAAGACTGGCAC ATACATGATTACATCTGGAatggataaaaaaatgaaagtttttgaCGTCAGAGCTTTCAAACCGCTCAGGTCCTACTTCCTTCCTGCTGGAGCTTCATGTTTGTCTCTGAGCCAGAGAGGACTGCTCTCTGCAGCCACAGGGGACATTGTTCAG GTGTACAGGGATGTGTGGAGCACGCCAGTCACTAAACCCTACATGGCTCACAGAGTGCGAGGATTAGTTTGGGGACTGCACTTTTGTCCCTTTGAGGATGTCCTTGGAGTTGGGCACGGAGAGGGTTTCACCAGCATGCTTGTTCCAG GAGCTGGTGAGCCTAACTTTGACGGCCTGGATGCAAATCCTTACCGCAGTgcgaagcagaggcaggagtgggaggtcaaagctctcctggagaaGATTCAGCCAGAGCTCATTACTCTTGACCCCACAGAGCTGGCTCAAGTTGACCGTACTACCTTTGAGCAAAGGCATCGAGACAGAGTGGAAGCTTTG GGCTTTGATCCACTTGCCAAGGAGAAATTCGTTCCAAAATTCAAGAAAAAAGGCCGCAGTTCAGCTGGTGGTGTTGAAAGGCGCAAAAAGCAAGTGGCTCATGAGGACCAGAGG GACGTCATTAGGAAAACTGTGGAGGACAGAACGAAAGTGGAGGAAGAGCGAATGAagatggaggagaagaaagcAACACTGTCTGGGAAACGATCTGCTCTGGACAGAttcaaaaaatag